From the Natrarchaeobaculum aegyptiacum genome, one window contains:
- a CDS encoding TspO/MBR family protein codes for MSTPTSTSRLPDRDALPWAVAFVILVNLVGSVPGVLSSPDSAWFRTLEQPWFYPPSIAFPIAWTALFTLMGVALWLVWRRDASGRRLALGLFVVQMVFNVAWTPAFFALENLLAGLVVIVPLWVLIVATILAFRRVDWRAAALLVPYLLWVTFATVLNFELWRLNA; via the coding sequence ATGAGCACGCCGACCAGCACCAGTCGACTTCCCGACCGCGACGCGCTGCCGTGGGCGGTCGCGTTCGTGATCCTCGTCAATCTCGTCGGCAGCGTTCCGGGCGTCCTCTCGAGTCCCGACAGCGCCTGGTTTCGCACGCTCGAGCAGCCGTGGTTCTACCCGCCGTCCATCGCGTTCCCGATCGCCTGGACGGCGCTGTTCACCCTGATGGGGGTCGCCCTCTGGCTCGTCTGGCGTCGCGATGCGTCCGGCCGCCGACTCGCGCTGGGCCTGTTCGTCGTCCAGATGGTGTTCAACGTCGCGTGGACGCCCGCGTTCTTCGCACTCGAGAACTTACTCGCCGGGCTGGTAGTCATCGTTCCCCTCTGGGTACTGATCGTCGCGACGATCCTCGCCTTCCGCCGGGTCGACTGGCGCGCGGCGGCGTTACTCGTTCCCTACCTCCTCTGGGTGACGTTCGCGACCGTGCTCAATTTCGAGCTGTGGCGGCTGAACGCTTGA
- a CDS encoding type II toxin-antitoxin system VapC family toxin, whose protein sequence is MSDAGGPYLFDVGVIALAHTETPVRDAALSYVRDGVAGEIDAVVPYPALFGAHTVLTTYYGQSNEEASRLLRNFMDAKRIHWYDRMPESVVSGGLQNARTENIDGWDGYYAQVAIEEGVNTVLTIDDDFERFDAFATEVILSSAEFEKLNRFLGR, encoded by the coding sequence ATGAGTGATGCGGGCGGTCCATATCTATTCGACGTCGGAGTGATCGCTCTCGCACATACCGAGACCCCGGTTCGTGATGCAGCACTCTCGTACGTCCGCGACGGCGTCGCCGGTGAGATAGACGCCGTCGTTCCGTATCCTGCATTGTTCGGTGCGCATACCGTACTCACCACGTACTACGGGCAATCGAACGAAGAGGCGTCCCGTCTCCTCCGGAATTTCATGGACGCGAAACGGATTCACTGGTACGACCGAATGCCAGAATCGGTCGTCAGCGGTGGACTCCAGAACGCACGCACGGAGAATATCGACGGGTGGGATGGGTATTATGCGCAGGTTGCGATAGAGGAGGGAGTGAACACGGTGTTGACGATCGACGACGACTTCGAGCGGTTCGACGCGTTCGCTACCGAGGTCATCCTCTCGTCAGCGGAATTTGAGAAGCTAAACAGATTCCTCGGCCGCTGA
- a CDS encoding dolichol kinase: MADELKRRLVHASGSGLVALWLLADWLELGLTWDLFRLLMVALALGAIGLEFLRLRVGLEWWIYEKLTREYEADQFAGYGYYMVSMTVVVVLFDPQIALPAMLMLAIGDPISGAVSDDSLRTVKGPTVLVTMFVVSALLAAPFLWASPLAVVAAAVGATVADGVTLRYREFIVDDNLTIPIFAATLAFLALEFGPV; this comes from the coding sequence ATGGCCGACGAACTCAAACGGCGGCTCGTCCACGCCAGCGGCTCCGGGCTGGTCGCCCTCTGGTTGCTCGCCGACTGGCTCGAACTCGGCCTCACGTGGGACCTGTTCCGACTCCTGATGGTTGCCCTCGCGCTGGGGGCGATCGGCCTCGAGTTCCTCCGGCTCCGGGTCGGCCTCGAGTGGTGGATCTACGAGAAACTTACCCGCGAGTACGAGGCTGACCAGTTCGCCGGCTACGGCTACTACATGGTGAGCATGACGGTCGTCGTCGTGCTGTTCGACCCCCAGATCGCCCTGCCAGCGATGTTGATGCTCGCGATCGGCGACCCGATTAGCGGCGCGGTCTCGGACGATTCGCTCCGGACCGTGAAGGGGCCGACAGTGCTCGTGACGATGTTCGTCGTCAGCGCCCTCCTCGCCGCCCCGTTCCTCTGGGCGTCGCCGCTCGCGGTCGTGGCCGCAGCCGTCGGCGCGACGGTCGCCGACGGCGTCACTCTCCGCTACCGCGAGTTCATCGTCGACGACAACCTGACGATCCCGATCTTCGCCGCGACGCTGGCATTCCTGGCGCTCGAGTTCGGGCCGGTCTGA
- a CDS encoding inorganic phosphate transporter, which yields MVETLLAIGIVASIFVGFNIGGSSTGITWGPSVGAGIVKKTTAAAVMTVFVFLGGMTVGQNVMQTLSADIITIDLTLSAGVAVLFFIGLGILVANIFGVPVPTSMTTVGAIAGLGLASGTLNYATIAGIISWWIVTPIIGFWIGGIIGRYIYPAVNRRVTIEKSDGPLLVLDRSDSLPKPALGPNTTLTELGTTAVVIVIGCYMAFSAGASNVPNAAAPLVGGVDGLEVTTAVIIATVAIGLGGFTIARRTMDSVGGELSDIPLLAALFVMVTASTITTALSYIGIPISLVMATVMTIVGIGWGRATRPITVREAVTRDSDVEDRDIQLGAIVAEEEEGEDARPIGEPEPEEVLQGADLFNPRAVIKYVSMWVIGPSMSTILAYGFFIALPGVV from the coding sequence ATGGTGGAAACCCTGCTCGCGATTGGGATCGTCGCCTCGATATTCGTCGGATTCAACATCGGCGGGTCGTCTACCGGGATCACGTGGGGCCCGTCGGTCGGCGCAGGGATCGTCAAGAAGACGACAGCAGCGGCAGTGATGACCGTCTTCGTCTTTCTGGGCGGGATGACGGTCGGCCAGAACGTGATGCAGACGCTCAGTGCCGACATCATCACGATCGATCTCACGCTCTCGGCTGGCGTCGCCGTCCTCTTCTTCATCGGGCTCGGGATCCTCGTCGCCAACATCTTCGGCGTCCCGGTCCCGACGTCGATGACGACCGTCGGGGCGATCGCCGGGCTGGGACTGGCGTCGGGGACGCTCAACTACGCCACGATCGCCGGGATCATCTCGTGGTGGATCGTCACGCCGATCATCGGCTTCTGGATCGGCGGGATCATCGGCCGGTACATCTACCCGGCGGTTAACCGTCGCGTCACGATCGAGAAATCAGACGGGCCGTTGCTCGTCCTCGACCGGAGCGATTCGCTCCCGAAACCGGCACTCGGTCCGAACACGACCCTGACGGAACTCGGGACGACGGCCGTCGTCATCGTGATCGGCTGTTACATGGCCTTCAGCGCCGGCGCGAGTAACGTCCCGAACGCCGCTGCCCCACTGGTCGGCGGCGTTGACGGCCTCGAGGTGACCACCGCGGTCATCATTGCCACTGTTGCGATCGGCCTCGGCGGGTTCACCATCGCCCGTCGGACGATGGATTCGGTGGGCGGTGAGTTGAGCGACATTCCGCTGCTCGCCGCACTGTTCGTGATGGTGACTGCCTCGACGATCACGACCGCCCTCTCGTACATCGGTATCCCGATCAGCCTCGTGATGGCGACGGTGATGACGATCGTCGGCATCGGCTGGGGGCGGGCCACCCGCCCGATCACGGTCCGCGAGGCGGTCACCCGAGACAGCGACGTGGAAGACCGCGACATTCAACTGGGTGCGATCGTCGCCGAGGAGGAGGAAGGCGAGGACGCCCGCCCGATCGGCGAACCCGAACCCGAGGAGGTCCTTCAGGGAGCCGACCTGTTCAATCCCCGAGCGGTGATCAAGTACGTCTCGATGTGGGTCATCGGTCCGTCGATGTCGACGATCCTCGCCTACGGCTTCTTCATCGCTCTCCCGGGCGTCGTCTGA
- a CDS encoding universal stress protein: MLSRILVPMDDSEYAARALEYALENFPEAEITVLHVVGVPSMMMGEAVGLALEDDLDEAAAILAEPVFERARETAADYDRGIDTEVGIGHPARNVIDRADDYETVVVGAHGADWDRATRRFLVGNVAETVSKRAPIPVVIVR; encoded by the coding sequence ATGCTGTCTCGAATCCTCGTCCCGATGGACGACTCGGAGTACGCCGCCCGCGCCCTCGAGTACGCACTCGAGAATTTTCCAGAGGCCGAGATCACCGTCCTGCACGTCGTTGGCGTCCCCTCGATGATGATGGGCGAGGCGGTCGGTCTCGCACTCGAGGACGACCTCGACGAGGCCGCCGCCATTCTCGCTGAACCCGTCTTCGAACGGGCGCGTGAGACTGCCGCCGACTACGACCGGGGAATCGACACGGAGGTGGGTATCGGCCATCCCGCCCGGAACGTAATCGATCGAGCCGACGACTACGAGACGGTCGTGGTCGGTGCACACGGCGCAGACTGGGATCGGGCTACCCGGCGGTTCCTCGTCGGAAACGTCGCAGAAACGGTCTCGAAACGAGCGCCGATCCCCGTCGTGATCGTCCGGTAG
- a CDS encoding DEAD/DEAH box helicase — MATTDEGPPSVEHPLLEPNFLERRLYQLQLAGTAANDHTLVCLPTGLGKTTVSLLVTARRLDEVGGKALMLAPTKPLVQQHADFYREALQIPDEEIVVFTGDVSPDDRAATWEQATVVMATPQVIENDLVGSRISLADVTHCTFDECHRATGDYAYNYIAERYHADARDPLVTGMSASPGGDEEAILEVCDNLGIRDVEVMTEEDADVAEFTHDTDVEWERIDLPDEVMEIRDALNEVIRERLEKLKELGVASSTQPDQSQKDLNRMRAELQKLMNNDQSEGYEGMSIHAEVMKLRQAVTLVETQSVEALRRYFERQRNQARSSGASKASQRLVSDPRVREAMRRAEDFDKLHPKYRKTRMLLAETLGLEGGERVIVFTESRDTAEALTDFLSESFEAKRFVGQGDREGSDGMTQTQQQEVLNDFRAGEFEVLVSTSVAEEGLDVPEVDLVLFYEPVPTAIRSIQRKGRTGRQSEGRVVVLMAEDTRDEAYFWISRRREKEMESELRELKGMAETLEDELDDSQQALSDFDGDGDRDYGHDDGAATSESRTDPDAVGEISSRNEGGARQPGLADFAAEAASSADDSGGADSGGGDGPAGDEGDHHEGSETEPATEPPVPHADGETVQIVADQREMDANIARDLSRRDEVEIRLETLSVGDYVLSDRVVVERKSVADFVDSLVGGDRSVFEQVGAMARHYSRPVVIVEGEGLYEQRDIHPNAIRGALSSLAVDFGASVLRTEGEDDTRELLAVVADREQTLSSREVSVHGEKQAKTLGEQQEYVVSSIAEIGPVTARALLEEFGTVEAVMTASEDELQDAEGVGQVTAERIREVTASEYTGPG, encoded by the coding sequence ATGGCTACGACGGACGAGGGACCCCCCTCTGTCGAGCACCCGCTGCTCGAGCCGAACTTCCTCGAGCGGCGACTCTACCAGCTTCAGCTGGCGGGGACGGCTGCAAACGATCACACGCTCGTCTGTCTCCCGACGGGGCTGGGCAAGACGACTGTCAGTCTGCTCGTGACCGCCCGCCGGCTCGACGAGGTCGGCGGCAAAGCACTGATGCTCGCACCCACCAAACCGCTCGTCCAGCAACACGCCGACTTCTACCGCGAGGCCCTCCAGATACCCGACGAGGAGATCGTCGTGTTTACCGGCGACGTCAGTCCCGACGATCGCGCCGCGACGTGGGAACAGGCCACGGTCGTGATGGCCACCCCACAGGTGATCGAGAACGACCTCGTCGGGAGCCGGATTTCCCTCGCAGACGTCACCCACTGCACCTTCGACGAGTGTCATCGGGCGACCGGCGACTACGCCTACAACTACATCGCCGAACGCTACCACGCCGACGCCCGCGACCCGCTCGTGACCGGGATGAGCGCCTCGCCGGGTGGTGACGAGGAGGCCATCCTCGAGGTCTGTGACAACCTCGGTATCCGCGACGTCGAGGTGATGACCGAGGAAGACGCCGACGTCGCCGAGTTCACCCACGACACCGACGTCGAGTGGGAGCGCATCGACCTCCCCGACGAGGTCATGGAGATCCGGGACGCGCTGAACGAGGTAATCCGCGAGCGTCTCGAGAAGCTAAAAGAACTGGGCGTGGCGTCCTCGACCCAGCCCGACCAGTCCCAGAAGGACCTCAATCGAATGCGCGCGGAGTTGCAGAAACTGATGAACAACGACCAGTCGGAGGGGTACGAGGGGATGTCGATCCACGCCGAGGTGATGAAGCTCCGGCAGGCGGTCACGCTGGTCGAGACCCAGAGCGTCGAGGCCCTTCGGCGGTACTTCGAGCGCCAGCGCAACCAGGCGCGCTCCTCGGGTGCCTCGAAGGCCAGCCAGCGACTCGTGAGTGATCCACGAGTGCGCGAGGCGATGCGTCGCGCCGAGGACTTCGACAAGTTACACCCCAAGTACCGCAAGACGCGAATGCTGCTCGCCGAGACGCTGGGACTCGAGGGGGGCGAGCGAGTGATCGTCTTCACCGAGTCCCGGGACACCGCGGAGGCGCTGACGGACTTCCTCTCGGAGAGTTTCGAGGCCAAGCGATTCGTCGGGCAGGGCGACCGTGAGGGCTCCGACGGGATGACCCAGACGCAACAGCAGGAAGTCCTGAACGACTTCCGGGCCGGCGAGTTCGAGGTTCTCGTCTCGACGTCGGTCGCCGAGGAGGGGCTTGACGTCCCCGAGGTCGACCTCGTGCTGTTCTACGAACCCGTCCCGACGGCGATTCGCTCGATCCAGCGCAAGGGCCGAACCGGCCGCCAGTCCGAGGGGCGCGTCGTCGTCCTGATGGCCGAAGACACCCGTGACGAGGCCTACTTCTGGATCTCACGCCGGCGCGAGAAGGAGATGGAGTCGGAACTCAGGGAGTTGAAAGGGATGGCCGAGACGCTCGAGGACGAACTCGACGACTCCCAGCAGGCGCTGTCGGATTTCGACGGCGACGGTGACCGCGACTACGGGCACGACGATGGAGCCGCCACGAGCGAGAGCCGCACCGACCCCGACGCAGTCGGCGAGATCTCCAGTCGAAACGAAGGGGGTGCGCGCCAGCCCGGCCTCGCAGACTTCGCCGCCGAGGCGGCCTCGAGTGCCGACGACTCAGGAGGAGCCGACAGTGGCGGTGGCGACGGTCCAGCGGGTGACGAGGGCGACCACCACGAGGGGTCCGAAACCGAACCGGCGACAGAACCACCGGTCCCGCACGCCGACGGCGAGACGGTCCAGATCGTCGCCGACCAGCGCGAGATGGACGCCAACATCGCCCGCGACCTCTCGAGACGCGACGAGGTCGAGATCCGGCTCGAGACGCTCTCGGTCGGCGACTACGTCCTGTCAGATCGCGTCGTCGTCGAGCGCAAGTCAGTCGCGGACTTCGTCGACTCGCTCGTCGGCGGCGACCGCTCGGTCTTCGAGCAGGTGGGCGCGATGGCTCGCCACTACTCCCGTCCCGTCGTGATCGTCGAGGGTGAGGGGCTCTACGAACAGCGGGACATCCACCCGAACGCTATCCGCGGCGCACTCTCGAGTCTGGCCGTCGACTTCGGGGCGAGCGTGCTGCGAACCGAGGGCGAAGACGATACGAGGGAGCTACTCGCCGTCGTCGCCGACCGCGAACAGACGCTCTCGAGTCGTGAAGTGTCCGTCCACGGCGAGAAGCAGGCCAAGACCCTCGGCGAACAACAGGAGTACGTCGTCTCATCCATCGCCGAGATCGGGCCCGTTACCGCGCGGGCGCTGCTCGAGGAGTTCGGCACCGTCGAAGCGGTGATGACGGCGAGCGAAGACGAGTTACAGGACGCCGAGGGCGTCGGCCAGGTGACCGCAGAGCGGATCCGCGAAGTGACCGCGAGCGAGTACACCGGGCCCGGATGA
- a CDS encoding AbrB/MazE/SpoVT family DNA-binding domain-containing protein, with translation MVTVDSKGRIVLPQEVRKRLGIEPGTEVEVHEEDGKAVVEPEDDPERILERMERLVEETAPGRGETTTLENDVDPIARKHREAVRRGAEQSDE, from the coding sequence ATGGTCACCGTCGATTCGAAGGGGCGTATCGTCCTCCCTCAGGAGGTGCGAAAACGGCTCGGTATCGAGCCCGGAACCGAAGTCGAGGTCCACGAGGAAGATGGAAAAGCGGTCGTCGAGCCCGAAGACGACCCAGAACGGATACTCGAGCGCATGGAGCGCCTCGTCGAAGAAACGGCGCCCGGGCGTGGGGAGACGACGACGCTCGAGAACGACGTCGACCCGATCGCACGGAAACACAGGGAAGCCGTTCGACGCGGTGCAGAGCAAAGCGATGAGTGA
- a CDS encoding bile acid:sodium symporter family protein, giving the protein MAPRWNVPPTLRTALKTHHSLLVVIAATLAGVSAPDLAAPLQPLIPALVAGLVFTAFYGLSLEEVTARDLSTPVLVSLGCLYLLVPVVLYPVASVVLSGELLLGVLVVLSAPLAAGSSIIWTRLGGGNTLLATVTVLVSMILAPVVMPTLIATFGDSAIGLSTTDLVVELGVIVLVAGALAYLVPDGTVSDRHLDGFSLATLGALIYVAVGGSTLSVSAIQLAFVATIAVAALCLSGLVAYALYTRGMEREECVTVLFASSMKNMSVAVMVGAVFGGGAIVAAITAFHVAQQIVSSTLVGRLESLTSSEPNAAANTAVPDRATDAPAASQPGD; this is encoded by the coding sequence ATGGCCCCCAGATGGAACGTCCCTCCCACACTCCGGACCGCCCTCAAGACGCATCACTCGCTACTCGTCGTGATCGCGGCGACGCTCGCCGGGGTCTCGGCCCCGGACCTCGCCGCACCCTTGCAGCCACTCATTCCGGCGCTCGTCGCCGGCCTCGTCTTTACGGCCTTCTACGGCCTCAGCCTCGAGGAAGTGACGGCACGAGACCTCTCGACGCCCGTGCTCGTCTCGCTCGGCTGTCTCTACCTGCTCGTCCCGGTCGTGCTCTACCCGGTCGCGTCGGTCGTCCTCTCCGGCGAACTGCTGCTCGGCGTCCTCGTCGTCCTCTCGGCACCGCTCGCCGCCGGGAGTTCGATCATCTGGACGCGCCTCGGTGGCGGTAACACGCTGCTCGCGACCGTCACTGTCCTCGTCTCGATGATCCTCGCACCGGTCGTGATGCCGACGCTCATCGCCACCTTCGGTGACTCGGCGATCGGCCTCTCCACGACCGACCTCGTCGTCGAACTCGGCGTGATCGTCCTCGTGGCGGGCGCGCTCGCGTATCTGGTTCCCGACGGAACCGTCTCCGACCGGCACCTCGACGGGTTTTCGCTCGCGACGCTCGGTGCGCTGATCTACGTCGCCGTCGGCGGCTCGACGCTCTCGGTCTCGGCCATCCAGCTCGCGTTCGTCGCCACCATCGCCGTCGCCGCGCTCTGTCTCAGCGGGCTGGTCGCCTACGCGCTGTACACCCGCGGGATGGAACGCGAGGAGTGTGTCACCGTCCTCTTCGCGAGTTCGATGAAGAACATGAGCGTCGCCGTGATGGTCGGCGCAGTGTTCGGCGGCGGCGCAATCGTCGCCGCGATTACGGCGTTCCACGTCGCCCAGCAGATCGTCAGCAGCACGCTCGTCGGCCGACTCGAGTCCCTCACATCGAGTGAGCCGAACGCGGCCGCGAACACGGCGGTTCCGGATCGAGCGACGGATGCTCCGGCAGCGAGCCAGCCCGGCGACTGA
- a CDS encoding flavin reductase family protein has translation MPTYDVDSLTPRDLARIVKSAVSPRPIAWVSTTSPDGVDNLAPFSTYNYVSSTEPVVHFSTPAVEDGERKDTPRNALETGEFAVNVVTADLLESMDQTAAPLPPDESEFDAAGLERAPCETIDPPRVADAVVTFECTLYDSMEIRSGFTIFGDVEYVHADESVLTDGKVDATKIDTVGRLGGPFYSVSDPLEFERQF, from the coding sequence ATGCCGACCTACGACGTCGACTCGCTCACGCCTCGCGACCTCGCCCGGATCGTCAAGTCCGCAGTCTCACCGCGGCCGATCGCCTGGGTCTCGACCACGAGTCCCGACGGCGTCGACAACCTCGCTCCCTTCAGTACCTACAACTACGTCTCCTCGACCGAGCCCGTGGTTCACTTCTCGACGCCCGCAGTCGAGGACGGCGAGCGCAAGGACACCCCACGGAACGCCCTCGAGACCGGAGAGTTCGCGGTCAACGTCGTCACCGCCGACCTGCTCGAGTCGATGGACCAGACGGCGGCCCCTCTCCCGCCCGACGAGAGCGAGTTCGACGCCGCCGGCCTCGAGCGTGCCCCCTGCGAGACGATCGACCCGCCGCGAGTCGCCGACGCCGTCGTCACCTTCGAGTGTACGCTCTACGACTCGATGGAAATCCGGAGCGGCTTCACGATCTTCGGCGACGTCGAGTACGTCCACGCCGACGAGTCGGTCCTCACCGACGGGAAGGTCGACGCGACGAAGATCGACACCGTCGGTCGCCTCGGCGGCCCCTTCTACTCGGTTTCGGACCCACTCGAGTTCGAGCGCCAGTTCTGA
- a CDS encoding DUF6176 family protein, translating to MKTHSRRRWLGYGLLCGAIVGAAAYGWTKTRGRSRARTEPAATERHATAFLLRRRIDPGQIEAVRKAARTSLERRNDEDDRNANRLLGLERAATASLFLDRGGEESSLAWYVEVPRSVLAAVDDPVGRLERAFPLEHEALGDELIVTREPPIHAAHPDRPRSTAPVPGTDGDAGRLIVTGSESTGAVESAGSTQKAESVDVALVSMKLRPGMGERLADWLEWLSRRVVVDDWHLGPIEDWSAEMLEREAMFTETIFVERRSDGTYLLQYMECAEMADVYEAYYDTWNPVARGAELLVGRVVEQPERVLQYPIQTDAECLAHAVASDRPRRLEEF from the coding sequence ATGAAGACCCACTCCCGGCGGCGATGGCTCGGGTACGGACTGCTCTGCGGCGCGATCGTCGGCGCGGCGGCGTACGGCTGGACGAAGACGCGGGGCAGGTCGCGAGCCCGAACGGAACCGGCGGCGACCGAACGCCACGCGACGGCGTTTCTCCTCCGCCGTCGGATCGATCCAGGCCAGATCGAAGCCGTTCGCAAGGCCGCTCGTACCAGCCTCGAGAGGCGCAACGACGAGGACGACCGGAACGCAAACCGACTCCTCGGACTCGAGAGAGCGGCGACTGCGTCGCTGTTTCTCGATCGAGGGGGTGAGGAGTCGTCGCTCGCGTGGTACGTCGAGGTGCCGCGATCCGTTCTCGCGGCCGTCGACGACCCCGTGGGGAGGCTCGAGCGGGCGTTTCCGCTGGAACACGAGGCGCTGGGCGACGAACTAATCGTGACGCGAGAGCCGCCGATCCACGCCGCTCATCCGGATCGGCCGCGGTCGACGGCGCCAGTCCCGGGCACAGACGGCGACGCGGGACGACTGATCGTCACCGGGTCGGAATCGACAGGGGCGGTCGAGTCAGCGGGGTCGACGCAGAAGGCCGAATCGGTCGACGTCGCACTCGTGAGCATGAAGCTGCGACCGGGGATGGGAGAACGCCTCGCCGACTGGCTCGAGTGGCTCTCCCGGCGCGTCGTGGTCGACGACTGGCACCTCGGGCCGATCGAGGACTGGAGCGCCGAGATGCTCGAGCGTGAGGCGATGTTCACCGAGACGATCTTCGTCGAACGCCGATCGGACGGCACCTATCTCCTGCAGTACATGGAGTGTGCGGAGATGGCGGACGTCTACGAGGCGTACTACGACACCTGGAACCCCGTCGCCCGCGGTGCCGAACTCCTGGTTGGCCGGGTGGTCGAGCAGCCCGAGCGAGTGCTGCAGTACCCGATCCAGACGGACGCCGAGTGTCTGGCACACGCAGTCGCGTCAGATCGACCGCGGCGTCTCGAGGAGTTTTAA